Proteins from a single region of Caloramator sp. E03:
- a CDS encoding DUF3798 domain-containing protein, producing the protein MKRVIAFLLAAVMTLSFAACGQKENNQSSQNSGQQNQTKEQKFHIGIVTGTVAQSEDELRGAEAFIKEYGDVDNGGIVKHVTYPDNFMQEQETTIAQIVGLADDPLMKVIVVNQSVPGTVAAFKKIKETRPDILLLAGSPQEDPNMIEEASDLVVDVDNVKRGYLMILAAKKMGAKTFVHISFPRHMSIELLSRRRKIMEEACKDLGLKFAFETAPDPMSDVGIPGAQQFILEKMPEWVKKYGKDTAFFCTNDAQTEPLLKKVAELGAIFVEPDLPSPIMGYPGAFGIDLKAEAGNWPAILKKVEDTVVAKGGGKRMGTWAYSFNYTTTEALAEFGKRVVEGTAKKDSFDDLMKCFEKYTPGAQWNGSYYVDVATGQEKKNHVLVYQDTYVLGQGYLGQTKETIPEKYNNIK; encoded by the coding sequence TTGAAAAGAGTAATAGCATTTTTACTTGCAGCTGTTATGACTTTAAGTTTTGCTGCTTGTGGTCAAAAGGAGAATAATCAAAGTTCTCAGAATTCTGGGCAGCAAAACCAAACAAAGGAGCAAAAGTTCCACATTGGAATTGTAACAGGAACTGTTGCACAATCAGAAGATGAACTTAGAGGCGCTGAAGCTTTTATAAAGGAATATGGTGACGTTGATAACGGAGGAATAGTAAAGCACGTTACATATCCTGACAACTTCATGCAGGAGCAGGAGACAACCATTGCTCAAATTGTAGGCCTTGCAGATGACCCGCTTATGAAGGTTATCGTTGTAAACCAGTCAGTTCCTGGAACTGTTGCAGCATTTAAAAAGATAAAGGAAACAAGACCAGATATATTACTTCTTGCAGGATCACCCCAGGAAGATCCTAACATGATAGAGGAAGCATCAGATCTTGTTGTTGATGTTGATAACGTAAAACGTGGATACCTTATGATTCTTGCTGCAAAGAAGATGGGAGCAAAGACATTTGTTCACATTTCTTTCCCAAGACACATGAGTATTGAACTTCTTTCAAGAAGAAGAAAGATAATGGAAGAAGCTTGTAAAGATTTAGGATTAAAGTTTGCTTTTGAAACTGCTCCAGACCCAATGAGTGACGTTGGAATTCCAGGTGCTCAGCAGTTCATACTTGAAAAAATGCCAGAATGGGTAAAGAAATATGGTAAAGATACAGCTTTCTTCTGTACTAACGATGCTCAGACAGAGCCTCTTTTAAAGAAGGTTGCTGAACTTGGTGCAATATTCGTTGAGCCAGATCTTCCATCACCAATTATGGGATATCCAGGAGCTTTTGGAATAGATCTTAAGGCAGAAGCAGGAAATTGGCCAGCAATACTTAAGAAGGTTGAAGATACTGTAGTTGCTAAAGGCGGCGGAAAGAGAATGGGAACTTGGGCATATTCCTTTAACTATACAACAACAGAAGCTCTTGCAGAATTTGGTAAGAGAGTAGTTGAAGGAACTGCAAAGAAGGATTCCTTTGATGACTTAATGAAGTGCTTTGAAAAGTATACTCCAGGAGCACAGTGGAATGGATCATATTATGTTGATGTTGCAACTGGACAGGAAAAGAAAAACCACGTTTTAGTTTACCAGGATACTTATGTTTTAGGTCAAGGATACCTTGGACAGACTAAGGAAACAATTCCAGAAAAATACAATAACATTAAGTAA
- a CDS encoding sugar ABC transporter ATP-binding protein, with the protein MSEGNILLKVENVGKQFEGNRVLKDVNFTLKKGEILGLVGENGAGKSTLMKILFGMNVIHETGGYEGNIYLDGQKVNFKNPLDALNAGIGMVHQEFSLIPGFTAAENILLNVEKTKPNVISKIFGKKLETIDEKEMQKSAQKAIETLGVDIDPDTLVSEMPVGHKQFIEIAREIDREKVKLLVLDEPTAVLTETEADILLKAMRRLADLGVSIIFISHRLNEIISSCDKLVVLRDGVVIVERPVEGVNIRQIAEWMVGRSVESERNIKPRESSDKDIILEVKNLWVDMPGETVKDVTFSVRRGEIFGIGGLAGQGKLGIPNGIMGLFASGGEVKLNGKNLPLNNTYNALKSGLAFVSEDRRGVGLLLDEPIDMNIAFNAMQVQDKFIKKYLGGLIKWCDDKAIKECANKYIKELDIKCTSEKQKVRQLSGGNQQKVCLAKAFALEPTLLFVSEPTRGIDVGAKKLVLDALRRYNEENNTTIVMISSELEELRSICDRIAIVSEGKIAGILPAKVSVTDFGLLMSGIDKLEEEGESNEQN; encoded by the coding sequence ATGTCGGAGGGAAACATTTTATTAAAAGTAGAAAATGTTGGAAAACAATTTGAAGGTAATAGAGTACTGAAGGATGTAAATTTTACCCTCAAAAAAGGGGAAATATTAGGACTTGTTGGAGAAAATGGTGCAGGTAAATCAACTCTTATGAAAATACTTTTTGGAATGAATGTAATTCATGAAACAGGAGGATATGAAGGAAATATATACCTTGATGGACAGAAGGTTAACTTCAAAAACCCTCTTGATGCATTAAATGCAGGAATAGGAATGGTACATCAAGAGTTTTCGTTAATACCTGGATTTACAGCTGCAGAAAATATACTTCTTAATGTTGAGAAAACAAAACCTAATGTTATATCAAAAATATTCGGTAAGAAACTTGAAACTATTGATGAAAAGGAAATGCAAAAATCAGCACAAAAAGCAATCGAAACTTTAGGGGTTGACATAGATCCAGATACATTAGTATCTGAAATGCCAGTAGGGCATAAGCAATTTATAGAAATTGCTAGAGAAATTGATAGGGAGAAAGTTAAGCTTCTTGTTCTTGATGAGCCAACTGCAGTTTTGACTGAAACAGAAGCTGATATACTATTAAAGGCTATGAGAAGACTTGCTGATTTAGGAGTCTCAATTATTTTTATTTCTCATAGGCTAAATGAAATAATATCATCCTGCGATAAACTTGTTGTTTTAAGAGATGGTGTAGTTATAGTTGAAAGGCCGGTTGAAGGTGTTAACATAAGGCAAATAGCAGAGTGGATGGTTGGTCGCTCTGTTGAGAGTGAAAGAAATATAAAACCACGTGAAAGTAGCGATAAAGACATAATTCTTGAAGTTAAAAACCTCTGGGTAGATATGCCTGGAGAAACTGTAAAAGATGTTACTTTTAGTGTAAGAAGAGGAGAGATATTTGGAATTGGAGGACTTGCGGGGCAAGGGAAGCTTGGTATTCCAAATGGTATAATGGGACTTTTTGCATCAGGAGGAGAAGTTAAATTAAATGGTAAAAATCTTCCGCTGAACAATACCTATAATGCACTAAAAAGTGGACTTGCCTTTGTTTCGGAGGACAGAAGAGGGGTAGGACTTTTGCTTGATGAACCAATTGATATGAATATAGCTTTTAATGCTATGCAGGTTCAAGATAAGTTTATAAAAAAATACCTTGGTGGACTTATTAAGTGGTGTGATGATAAAGCAATTAAAGAATGTGCCAATAAATATATAAAAGAGCTTGATATTAAATGTACAAGTGAAAAACAAAAGGTAAGGCAGCTCTCAGGTGGAAATCAGCAGAAGGTTTGCCTTGCAAAGGCCTTTGCTCTTGAGCCAACGCTTTTATTTGTTTCTGAACCTACAAGAGGTATAGATGTTGGGGCTAAGAAATTAGTTCTTGATGCTCTAAGACGCTACAATGAGGAGAATAATACCACAATAGTTATGATATCTTCAGAGCTTGAGGAATTACGTTCAATCTGTGATAGGATTGCGATTGTAAGTGAAGGTAAAATAGCTGGAATACTTCCAGCAAAGGTTTCCGTTACTGATTTTGGCCTTTTAATGTCTGGGATAGATAAACTTGAGGAAGAAGGTGAAAGCAATGAACAGAATTAA
- a CDS encoding ABC transporter permease subunit: MNRINQFIKSFGWPRIIIALFLISLFIAGPFFGVSTDMSLNDVFVRFGMNAILVLSMVPMIQSGCGLNFGIPVGLVAGLIGAVMSLELRLTGIVGILAAFAIAIIAATIFGYFYGKLLNRVKGDEMIIATYVGYSFIFFMNMMWIVLPFKNPSSVQGFKGTGLRVTISVQEYWYHVISDFLKINITDHFTFPTGMFLFFALMSFIVWAFFRTKIGVAITAVGSNPEYARAAGIDVDKMRVISVIFSTILAAIGIIVYQQSFGFIQMFNAPLSFVFPSVAAILLGGASVNKASIGNVIIGTILFQGILTMTPSVINSAISIDVSEVIRIIVSNGMIVYALTRKAR; the protein is encoded by the coding sequence ATGAACAGAATTAATCAATTTATAAAGAGCTTTGGCTGGCCACGTATAATTATAGCATTATTCTTAATATCATTGTTCATTGCGGGGCCATTTTTCGGTGTATCAACTGATATGTCTTTAAATGATGTTTTTGTCAGATTCGGAATGAATGCTATTCTTGTTTTGTCAATGGTACCTATGATACAATCTGGCTGCGGCCTTAACTTTGGTATACCAGTAGGACTTGTTGCAGGGCTTATAGGAGCAGTTATGAGCCTTGAATTAAGGCTAACAGGTATTGTGGGTATATTAGCAGCCTTTGCAATTGCTATCATTGCAGCAACTATATTTGGATATTTTTATGGAAAACTTCTTAACAGAGTAAAGGGCGATGAAATGATTATCGCAACTTATGTTGGTTACTCCTTTATATTCTTTATGAATATGATGTGGATAGTACTTCCTTTTAAAAATCCTTCAAGTGTTCAAGGATTTAAGGGCACAGGACTTCGTGTAACAATAAGTGTTCAGGAATATTGGTATCATGTTATAAGTGATTTCTTAAAAATAAACATTACTGATCACTTTACTTTCCCAACAGGCATGTTTCTATTTTTTGCTTTAATGAGTTTTATTGTATGGGCATTTTTTAGAACCAAAATCGGTGTTGCCATAACAGCAGTTGGATCTAATCCTGAATATGCAAGGGCTGCCGGGATTGATGTTGATAAGATGAGAGTTATATCAGTTATCTTTTCAACGATATTGGCTGCCATTGGAATTATCGTTTACCAGCAAAGCTTTGGTTTCATCCAGATGTTCAACGCCCCTCTATCCTTTGTTTTTCCATCGGTTGCTGCAATACTTTTAGGTGGGGCATCGGTGAACAAAGCATCAATTGGTAATGTAATAATAGGTACTATACTATTCCAGGGCATACTTACTATGACGCCATCTGTTATAAACAGCGCTATAAGCATAGATGTCTCAGAAGTTATAAGAATTATAGTATCAAATGGTATGATAGTATATGCCTTAACAAGGAAAGCGAGGTAG
- a CDS encoding ABC transporter permease subunit, with protein MELNMKSVRRFFIDSAVPILFIIISAIAIPLSKFTGIYLVREIVTRLTRDTFLVLSLLLPVMAGMGINFGMVLGAMAGQIGLIFVTDWGIKGALGLVVAMIISTPISIILGYFGGAVLNRAKGREMITSMMLGLFISGIYQFFLLYLCGSIIPIKNPKLLLSRGYGIRNAINLDTAGAFDKLLRVKIGGVPVSFGTILIIVAICIFTAWFRKTKLGQDMRAVGQDMAVADAAGIKVEKTRIQSIIISTVLACYGQIIYLQNIGTINTYNGADQAALFAAAALLVGGATVSKATILNAIVGTGLFHLMFVVMPMAGKNLTGSAMLGEYFRMFVSYGVVTIALVLHAWKRQKDKEMDRAQFRVDVKPSK; from the coding sequence ATGGAGCTTAATATGAAATCAGTTAGAAGATTTTTTATAGATAGTGCAGTACCGATACTATTTATAATAATAAGTGCAATTGCAATACCCCTTTCAAAATTTACAGGGATATATCTTGTAAGAGAGATTGTAACAAGATTAACAAGGGATACGTTCCTTGTGCTATCGCTTTTGCTTCCTGTTATGGCTGGTATGGGTATAAACTTTGGTATGGTATTAGGAGCAATGGCAGGACAAATAGGATTAATTTTTGTTACAGATTGGGGTATTAAAGGGGCTTTAGGATTAGTTGTGGCAATGATTATATCAACACCAATATCCATAATTCTTGGGTACTTTGGTGGAGCTGTTTTAAATAGAGCAAAGGGACGCGAAATGATAACATCAATGATGCTGGGACTTTTTATATCTGGTATATATCAATTTTTCCTTCTTTATCTTTGCGGAAGCATAATACCAATTAAAAATCCAAAGCTTTTGCTATCAAGGGGATATGGAATAAGAAATGCAATAAATCTTGATACTGCAGGAGCCTTTGATAAATTATTAAGGGTTAAAATAGGAGGAGTTCCTGTTTCCTTTGGAACAATTCTTATTATTGTTGCGATTTGCATATTTACAGCTTGGTTTAGAAAGACAAAACTTGGACAGGACATGAGAGCTGTAGGGCAGGATATGGCTGTTGCTGATGCAGCAGGAATTAAAGTAGAAAAGACTCGTATACAATCAATTATTATATCAACTGTTCTTGCATGCTATGGACAGATTATATATCTTCAAAACATAGGGACTATAAACACATACAATGGAGCTGATCAGGCAGCACTGTTTGCAGCAGCAGCACTACTGGTTGGAGGTGCTACTGTTAGTAAAGCAACAATTTTAAATGCAATAGTAGGTACGGGGCTTTTCCATCTTATGTTTGTAGTTATGCCTATGGCAGGCAAAAACCTTACAGGTTCTGCTATGCTTGGTGAATACTTTAGAATGTTCGTATCCTATGGAGTTGTAACAATAGCACTAGTTCTTCATGCGTGGAAGAGACAAAAGGATAAGGAGATGGACAGGGCTCAGTTTAGAGTCGATGTAAAACCTTCAAAATAA